GCCAGTAAATGATGTCTACTTTGCTAGTGAATGTGTAGAATCCTATTACCGATTGGTTGACACGAATGACAACATCAaacattctcatgtgagtgtagaatgccaaaaaaatgcaaaaatttagtACTATCAGAGATTATTGTCTCAGTCTATCGGATCATCCttgtcagataatgcatctgttgctccagtgatctttctccttgaatattCACCTTAGACAACTCAATCTGAtgtgttaataagttgtccaatctcAAACCAAGTTTTTTTTTCAGCTCCCAAGTTTTCATTTTTATCCTTGCTTTCTATCTTTCTAGTTTTTAAATCTTTTCTTCATATACtaccatttcttgatccaaaactgaagtaagttctgaagaaccaatcaaATTATCAgtgatatcatcaatttccttttgtgttttctttatttcaTAATCAATATCCTTTGTCAGATGGTGAGGCTTACAAGATTccttgtacaactctttgtattccaaaatggtaGAATTTAGTgtcggtaataaggaatcaatttGTTTGGTATAGTCCTTAATTGtcctgtcaaagaattcttcctttttcttgttcaccctttccttaacactctcttcattaattttatccatggtttgaatatttgaagcaatgaatttgtacaatgtgtccaatttacttaaaGATCCAgcaatatgatcaactttacaacctggtgcaatcatttgcaaaataggtaaagaatcatcaatggccttaaatgctaaggaattGCACTCAGTAatcttcttaatagaatctaaaagtacatctgtcaCATTCATTGGTCGGTAATCCATGGTAGAAGTTCTAGGCAGAGTGCTTGATtctgcaatttttttttcttcttctctggATTCCTTAACCGTTTCTGCTTCCTTGCTTCCATTTTTAACCTCTTCTTTGTCCATTGTTCCTTctttatttttattcttgttttcaacCTTTCTATCTGTCTTAATATCTGTTGGTTCAGATATACTTTGTTCATTCCTTGTTCCAGTTTCAGTTTTAGCTTCTGCTTCTATCAGTATCTCAATATTAAGTTGAGTATCATCAGGGATGGTTTCTGATTTCTTAACTTCGGTTGTTTCCTTATCCATT
The nucleotide sequence above comes from Cryptomeria japonica chromosome 11, Sugi_1.0, whole genome shotgun sequence. Encoded proteins:
- the LOC131860101 gene encoding uncharacterized protein LOC131860101, with translation MAGRVKEIADKTTDKWDILFVEREKKEEKERQKVDKSFTKDTPSVISKAPTHVETQPEEEKVGEETKDDIDLESEIIFTMNVDTEDFNIVMDKETTEVKKSETIPDDTQLNIEILIEAEAKTETGTRNEQSISEPTDIKTDRKVENKNKNKEGTMDKEEVKNGSKEAETVKESREEEKKIAESSTLPRTSTMDYRPMNVTDVVKLIILLDL